In one window of Flavobacterium ginsengisoli DNA:
- a CDS encoding aminotransferase class I/II-fold pyridoxal phosphate-dependent enzyme — protein MIVEKFPDRIIEIDQKRYLYFGGTAYLGLPTNHKFQDLVVQNILKWGTTYGSSRTANIQLSAYTSGENFLAQHIGSEKTVTVSSGMLAGKLVLEKLKKQTDCFYHLNEIHSAIQIENSLPVFINKKLNANLLNSKPEKITILTDGVPSFQTRPIDLSFLNEISNQKEITLVIDESHSLGIIGKNGSGIYSSIDFPVKRKILASSLGKAFGLTGGVIASDSEFIESIKEIETFTSAAGMNPAFVQTLFDAKEIYKTQHQKLKDNLSYIDTILTKNSTILFDKNYPLIYLLSNELVEKLKQEKIIIASFRYTKEAEPLNRIVVTANHLKEDLDKLVATLNDFNSRF, from the coding sequence ATGATAGTCGAAAAATTTCCAGATAGAATCATTGAAATTGACCAAAAGCGATATTTGTATTTTGGAGGAACAGCTTATTTAGGTCTTCCGACAAACCATAAATTTCAAGATTTAGTCGTTCAAAACATCTTAAAATGGGGAACAACTTATGGAAGTTCTAGAACCGCGAACATACAATTAAGCGCTTATACTTCTGGAGAAAATTTTCTAGCTCAACATATTGGTTCAGAAAAAACAGTAACCGTTTCTTCTGGAATGCTGGCCGGAAAACTGGTTTTAGAAAAACTGAAAAAGCAAACGGATTGTTTTTATCATTTAAATGAAATTCATTCGGCTATTCAGATTGAAAACAGTCTTCCTGTCTTTATAAATAAAAAATTGAATGCTAATTTATTAAATTCCAAACCAGAAAAAATAACGATTTTAACAGATGGAGTTCCATCATTTCAAACCAGACCAATTGATTTATCTTTCTTAAATGAGATTTCAAATCAAAAGGAAATTACATTGGTTATTGATGAATCTCATTCGTTGGGAATTATTGGCAAAAATGGCTCTGGAATTTATTCTTCAATTGATTTTCCGGTTAAAAGAAAAATCTTGGCTTCATCTCTTGGAAAAGCTTTCGGCTTAACAGGCGGAGTGATTGCATCAGATTCTGAATTCATAGAATCAATAAAAGAAATTGAAACTTTTACAAGTGCTGCCGGAATGAATCCCGCTTTTGTACAAACGCTTTTTGATGCTAAAGAAATTTATAAAACGCAACATCAAAAATTGAAAGATAATTTGAGTTATATCGATACGATTTTAACTAAAAACAGCACGATCCTATTTGATAAAAACTATCCTTTAATTTATCTTTTATCGAATGAATTAGTTGAAAAATTAAAACAGGAAAAAATCATTATAGCAAGTTTCAGATATACTAAAGAAGCCGAACCATTAAATCGAATTGTAGTTACAGCAAATCATTTAAAAGAAGATTTGGATAAATTGGTTGCAACTTTAAATGATTTCAATTCTAGATTTTAA
- a CDS encoding sensor histidine kinase yields the protein MKSRIPFYYHIVFFFLLFLTYIFWDIGLNDKKVEIVIKGICYGITPTHLLAIFCIYILNFYYFCEWFLNKKKLLFYILTIPVSLLLFAAVRYFLQEVVMFNITGRHNYYEEAREIGYYIKDNFFFGLPAVILSALTFLFWQFHTTQHQNQELLLENKKAEFQMLKAQVSPHFLFNTLNSFYSQLVLKEDEMANDILVLSDLLRYVITETDKDEAILSKEIQFIQNYIHLQKKRFEDLLYLDFSLEGEYSNERILSSALIHFVENVFKHGKLNNENEKAVILIKIKEDFLEISTFNYNVNGENYSSTGIGYENLTKRLEYMYKNQFILEKTEENNTFKTYLKIPLKK from the coding sequence ATGAAATCAAGAATCCCTTTTTACTATCACATTGTTTTTTTCTTTTTATTATTTCTAACGTACATTTTCTGGGATATTGGACTTAATGATAAAAAAGTAGAAATTGTAATCAAAGGAATATGTTATGGAATTACGCCAACTCATTTGTTAGCAATATTTTGTATTTACATTCTCAACTTTTACTATTTCTGCGAATGGTTTTTAAACAAGAAGAAATTACTTTTTTACATCCTAACAATTCCGGTTTCGCTATTGCTTTTTGCGGCTGTTCGCTATTTTTTGCAAGAAGTTGTTATGTTTAATATTACCGGAAGACACAATTACTATGAAGAAGCTAGAGAAATAGGTTATTACATAAAAGACAATTTTTTCTTCGGATTGCCAGCGGTCATTCTAAGTGCATTAACTTTTTTGTTTTGGCAGTTTCATACTACGCAACATCAAAATCAGGAATTGCTTTTGGAGAACAAAAAGGCTGAATTTCAAATGCTAAAAGCGCAAGTTAGTCCGCATTTTTTATTCAATACACTGAATTCTTTTTACAGTCAATTGGTTTTGAAAGAAGATGAAATGGCCAATGATATTTTGGTTCTTTCTGATTTACTTCGATATGTTATTACAGAAACAGATAAAGATGAAGCGATACTTTCAAAAGAAATTCAGTTTATTCAAAACTACATTCATTTGCAGAAAAAACGATTTGAAGATCTGTTATATTTAGATTTTTCTTTAGAAGGAGAATATTCAAATGAAAGAATTCTTTCGTCAGCTTTAATTCATTTTGTAGAGAATGTTTTTAAACACGGAAAACTGAATAATGAAAATGAAAAAGCTGTTATTCTAATCAAAATAAAAGAGGATTTTTTAGAGATTTCAACTTTCAATTATAATGTGAATGGAGAGAATTATTCGTCAACTGGAATTGGTTATGAAAATCTGACCAAAAGATTAGAATATATGTACAAGAACCAATTTATTCTTGAAAAAACAGAAGAAAATAATACCTTTAAAACTTACTTAAAAATACCGCTAAAGAAATAA
- a CDS encoding DUF1456 family protein has product MTNNDILKKLRVALMLRDDQIIEILELVDFRISKSELGAFFRAEDHPNYMECGDQVLRNFLNGLVIHLRGTKENPKNPNDVLAKHKAEIPKKETSKERPEFKVAPKDSEKYRGDQSSSKSGSSAGKPKKKSFPKGNGKPSVVEKVVFKNGNKKKS; this is encoded by the coding sequence ATGACAAATAACGATATACTTAAAAAACTTCGCGTGGCTTTGATGCTCCGTGATGACCAAATAATTGAAATTTTAGAATTAGTAGATTTTAGAATTTCGAAGTCAGAATTGGGCGCTTTTTTTAGAGCAGAAGATCATCCAAACTACATGGAATGTGGCGATCAGGTTTTGAGAAACTTCTTAAACGGATTAGTAATTCATTTAAGAGGCACTAAAGAAAATCCTAAAAATCCGAATGATGTTTTAGCAAAGCATAAAGCTGAAATTCCAAAAAAGGAAACTTCTAAAGAAAGACCAGAATTTAAAGTCGCTCCAAAAGATTCAGAAAAATACAGAGGCGATCAAAGTTCATCAAAATCAGGTTCATCAGCTGGAAAACCTAAAAAGAAATCATTCCCAAAAGGAAACGGAAAACCATCTGTTGTAGAAAAAGTGGTATTCAAAAACGGCAATAAGAAAAAATCTTAG
- a CDS encoding DUF5694 domain-containing protein, with protein sequence MYKIILLLTIITLNLTSAQTKKKQILLVGTFHYANPGLDVTQVNSFDILSEKSQKELEIMSDKIKKFGPDKIFVEWEFNEQADLDKFYNKNTDSLFKTNKDEIVQLALRTAKKLNHKKLYGMNLYTSFPYDSLLMSMEKANQQDLLKRNNEWKKRNEKDHNERITKSSLQELMLHYNKKETENKNIQWYLEVANRAGNPDDFTGASLVSNWYKRNLYMYSLIQKLTETTDTKIMILVGAGHAALIREFITHDPEFEIVELSTVLK encoded by the coding sequence ATGTACAAAATCATTTTATTACTAACAATTATTACATTAAACTTAACTTCTGCTCAAACTAAGAAAAAACAGATATTATTGGTTGGAACATTTCATTACGCCAATCCAGGTCTGGATGTTACTCAAGTAAATAGTTTTGATATCTTATCTGAGAAGAGCCAAAAAGAACTCGAAATAATGAGTGACAAAATCAAAAAATTTGGCCCAGATAAAATATTTGTAGAATGGGAATTTAATGAACAAGCCGATTTAGATAAGTTTTACAATAAAAACACCGACAGTCTTTTTAAAACTAATAAAGACGAAATAGTACAACTGGCACTACGCACAGCTAAAAAACTGAATCATAAAAAATTATACGGAATGAATCTCTACACTTCTTTTCCATATGACAGTTTACTGATGTCAATGGAAAAAGCAAACCAGCAGGATTTATTGAAAAGAAATAACGAGTGGAAAAAAAGGAATGAAAAAGATCATAATGAAAGAATAACAAAAAGCTCGTTACAAGAACTCATGCTACATTATAATAAAAAAGAAACCGAAAATAAAAATATACAATGGTATTTGGAAGTAGCTAACAGAGCTGGAAATCCAGATGATTTTACAGGAGCGTCTTTAGTTTCAAATTGGTACAAAAGAAACTTATATATGTATTCTTTAATTCAGAAATTAACTGAAACTACAGATACTAAAATAATGATTTTAGTAGGCGCTGGTCATGCTGCTCTGATTAGAGAATTTATAACACATGATCCAGAATTTGAAATTGTGGAACTATCTACAGTTTTGAAATAA
- a CDS encoding LytR/AlgR family response regulator transcription factor: MAFKCIIVDDEPPATRILENYIGKVNFLEKVGVFNDSLKALEFLNSQSVDVIFLDIQMPQLTGLQLSRIISKNIKVIFTTAYPDFALEGFELNAVDYLLKPIAFERFYQAVSKLNSESKIELSSTSNSNAPDFLFIKTDGKNKFQKVFLNDVLYVESLQNYVCIHTVKQQIITHSSLKNVIESLPEKDFIQIHKSYVVSLKHIESTDNFSVFVNGKELPIGATYKDAFFDEIDQNKI, encoded by the coding sequence ATGGCTTTTAAATGCATTATTGTAGACGACGAACCGCCTGCAACTCGAATATTAGAAAATTACATCGGAAAAGTAAATTTTCTAGAGAAAGTTGGTGTTTTTAATGATTCGTTAAAAGCATTAGAATTTCTAAACTCACAATCTGTAGATGTGATTTTTCTAGATATTCAAATGCCTCAATTAACAGGATTACAGCTTTCTAGAATTATTTCGAAAAATATTAAAGTCATTTTTACGACAGCTTATCCCGATTTTGCTTTAGAAGGTTTTGAGCTGAATGCAGTTGATTATTTATTAAAACCAATTGCATTCGAACGATTTTATCAAGCTGTTTCTAAACTAAATTCTGAATCCAAAATAGAACTTTCTAGTACAAGTAATAGTAATGCGCCAGATTTTTTATTTATAAAAACAGATGGAAAAAATAAATTTCAGAAAGTTTTTTTGAATGATGTTTTATACGTAGAAAGTTTACAGAATTATGTTTGCATTCATACAGTAAAGCAGCAGATTATTACACATTCGTCATTAAAAAATGTTATTGAATCATTGCCAGAAAAGGATTTTATTCAAATACATAAATCGTATGTTGTTTCTTTAAAACATATCGAGTCGACAGATAATTTTTCTGTTTTCGTAAACGGAAAAGAGTTGCCGATTGGGGCAACTTATAAAGATGCTTTTTTCGATGAAATTGATCAAAATAAAATATAA
- a CDS encoding dipeptide epimerase → MKLILREYNLKLKHTFTISRESIDVQPSLIVELQSDGFSGFGEATSNPYYHITVPMMISDLEKIRAIIENTENETPEAFWSKIHPYLKDDMFALCALDLAYNDLYARKKGKKLYELWNYKTDHNPLTDYTIGIDTIEKMVFKMQELPWPIYKIKLGTKEDIAIVKELRKHTNAIFRIDANCGWTVEETINNAVELKKLGVEFLEQPMKADNWEGHKEVFKHSVLPVIADESCIIEEDVAKCFNHFHGVNVKLVKCGGLTPGKRMIEEAKKLGLRTMVGCMTESTVGISAIAHLLPQLDYVDMDGALLLAEDIATGVTIEDGIINYSNLNGTGVTLL, encoded by the coding sequence ATGAAACTTATTTTAAGAGAATACAATCTCAAACTAAAGCACACTTTCACTATTTCGAGAGAATCTATTGACGTACAGCCATCATTAATTGTAGAATTGCAAAGCGATGGTTTTTCTGGTTTTGGAGAAGCTACCTCAAATCCGTATTATCATATTACGGTTCCGATGATGATTTCCGATTTGGAAAAAATAAGAGCGATTATTGAAAATACCGAAAACGAAACTCCAGAGGCATTTTGGTCAAAAATTCATCCGTATTTAAAAGACGATATGTTTGCCTTATGCGCTTTAGATTTGGCGTATAATGATTTGTATGCTCGTAAAAAAGGCAAAAAATTATACGAATTATGGAACTACAAAACCGATCATAATCCGTTAACCGATTACACGATCGGAATTGACACAATTGAAAAAATGGTTTTTAAAATGCAAGAACTGCCTTGGCCAATTTATAAAATTAAACTAGGCACAAAGGAAGATATTGCGATTGTAAAAGAACTTAGAAAACACACAAACGCTATTTTTAGAATTGATGCCAACTGCGGATGGACAGTTGAAGAAACTATAAATAATGCTGTAGAATTAAAAAAATTAGGCGTTGAATTCTTAGAACAGCCCATGAAAGCTGATAATTGGGAAGGACATAAAGAAGTATTTAAACATTCTGTTCTTCCTGTAATTGCTGACGAAAGCTGTATTATTGAAGAAGATGTAGCAAAATGTTTCAATCATTTTCATGGAGTGAATGTAAAACTGGTAAAATGTGGCGGTTTAACTCCTGGAAAACGTATGATTGAAGAAGCTAAAAAATTAGGCTTAAGAACTATGGTTGGCTGCATGACCGAATCTACTGTCGGAATTTCTGCAATTGCACATTTGCTTCCGCAATTGGATTATGTAGACATGGATGGCGCATTGCTTTTGGCTGAGGATATTGCAACTGGCGTAACAATTGAAGACGGAATTATCAATTACTCCAATCTTAACGGAACGGGAGTAACATTACTGTAA